From the Sebastes fasciatus isolate fSebFas1 chromosome 3, fSebFas1.pri, whole genome shotgun sequence genome, one window contains:
- the cant1b gene encoding soluble calcium-activated nucleotidase 1b isoform X2: MTSFGVAVRGLPLALASMTQATTSDSRFHPKWRAITVATLLALVLMLYLHRTVGDRDTTTRGYYRNRVHGLQMHSEGEDDIFRDANRQTARSLSRHQRREKPYNDTYPLSRPEKTKHGIRYRIGVIADLDTASRSSKDQTWFSYMKRGYLTVSDSADRLEVEWDAETITLESHLAEKGRGMELSELVAFNGHLYSVDDRTGVVYRIEGNQAVPWVILPDGDGSVSKGFKAEWLAVKDEHLYVGGLGKEWTTTTGVVVNNHPEWVKVVGYHGDVQHENWVPYYNALRSATGIHPPGYLIHESAAWSERLQRWFFLPRRASHEHYEETADERRATNLLLSCPADFSHMTVRHVGPLNPTHGFSSFKFVPDTDDQIVLALKSEEDAGRIATYIIAFTLDGRVLMPETKIGNVKFEGLEFI; encoded by the exons ATGACCTCCTTTGGTGTTGCCGTCCGAGGCCTCCCCCTGGCCTTGGCGTCCATGACGCAAGCTACCACCTCAGACTCCCGCTTCCACCCTAAATGGCGGGCAATCACTGTGGCGACCCTGCTGGCTTTAGTGCTCATGTTATACCTGCACCGGACAGTAGGGGACAGAGACACTACTACCAGAGGATACTACCGCAACCGGGTTCACGGTTTGCAAATGCACAGCGAGGGCGAGGATGACATCTTCAGGGACGCTAACAGACAAACTGCACGGAGCCTCTCTCGCCACCAGAGAAGGGAAAAACCGTACAATGACACATACCCGTTAAGTCGGCCAGAGAAGACCAAGCACGGCATCCGCTACCGTATCGGTGTGATTGCGGATCTGGACACAGCGTCGCGTAGCTCTAAAGATCAGACGTGGTTCAGCTACATGAAAAGAGGTTACCTGACTGTTTCAGACAGCGCTGACAGACTGGAGGTGGAGTGGGATGCTGAGACCATCACACTGGAGAGTCATCTGGCTGAGAAAGGACGAG GTATGGAGCTGTCTGAGCTGGTGGCGTTCAACGGTCACCTGTACAGTGTGGACGACCGTACAGGCGTGGTGTATAGGATCGAGGGCAACCAGGCTGTCCCCTGGGTTATATTACCTGACGGTGACGGCTCAGTTTCCAAAG GATTCAAGGCAGAGTGGCTGGCAGTGAAGGATGAGCACCTGTACGTTGGCGGCCTGGGGAAAGAATGGACCACGACCACTGGAGTAGTCGTCAACAACCACCCAGAGTGGGTGAAAGTTGTAGGCTACCACGGTGATGTGCAGCATGAGAACTGGGTGCCGTACTACAATGCTCTGCGGAGCGCAACAGGGATACATCCACCAG GCTACCTTATCCATGAATCGGCAGCGTGGAGCGAGCGTCTCCAACGCTGGTTCTTCCTCCCTCGCCGCGCCAGTCACGAGCACTATGAAGAGACCGCAGACGAGCGGCGCGCCACCAACCTCCTCCTGTCCTGCCCCGCAGATTTCAGCCACATGACTGTGCGGCACGTCGGTCCGCTCAACCCGACGCACGGCTTCTCCTCGTTTAAATTTGTCCCGGACACGGACGATCAGATCGTTCTGGCCCTGAAATCAGAGGAGGACGCGGGCAGGATCGCCACCTACATCATTGCATTCACGCTGGACGGTCGGGTGTTGATGCCCGAGACAAAGATAGGGAATGTGAAGTTTGAAGGGCTGGAGTTCATTTGA
- the cant1b gene encoding soluble calcium-activated nucleotidase 1b isoform X1 yields MEPVCCVNKRLANFKLTDACVIPKDVDSYSGHHTQSTPDREDGHETSMTSFGVAVRGLPLALASMTQATTSDSRFHPKWRAITVATLLALVLMLYLHRTVGDRDTTTRGYYRNRVHGLQMHSEGEDDIFRDANRQTARSLSRHQRREKPYNDTYPLSRPEKTKHGIRYRIGVIADLDTASRSSKDQTWFSYMKRGYLTVSDSADRLEVEWDAETITLESHLAEKGRGMELSELVAFNGHLYSVDDRTGVVYRIEGNQAVPWVILPDGDGSVSKGFKAEWLAVKDEHLYVGGLGKEWTTTTGVVVNNHPEWVKVVGYHGDVQHENWVPYYNALRSATGIHPPGYLIHESAAWSERLQRWFFLPRRASHEHYEETADERRATNLLLSCPADFSHMTVRHVGPLNPTHGFSSFKFVPDTDDQIVLALKSEEDAGRIATYIIAFTLDGRVLMPETKIGNVKFEGLEFI; encoded by the exons GCTATAGTGGTCATCACACCCAGTCCACGCCTGACCGTGAGGATGGACACGAGACGTCCATGACCTCCTTTGGTGTTGCCGTCCGAGGCCTCCCCCTGGCCTTGGCGTCCATGACGCAAGCTACCACCTCAGACTCCCGCTTCCACCCTAAATGGCGGGCAATCACTGTGGCGACCCTGCTGGCTTTAGTGCTCATGTTATACCTGCACCGGACAGTAGGGGACAGAGACACTACTACCAGAGGATACTACCGCAACCGGGTTCACGGTTTGCAAATGCACAGCGAGGGCGAGGATGACATCTTCAGGGACGCTAACAGACAAACTGCACGGAGCCTCTCTCGCCACCAGAGAAGGGAAAAACCGTACAATGACACATACCCGTTAAGTCGGCCAGAGAAGACCAAGCACGGCATCCGCTACCGTATCGGTGTGATTGCGGATCTGGACACAGCGTCGCGTAGCTCTAAAGATCAGACGTGGTTCAGCTACATGAAAAGAGGTTACCTGACTGTTTCAGACAGCGCTGACAGACTGGAGGTGGAGTGGGATGCTGAGACCATCACACTGGAGAGTCATCTGGCTGAGAAAGGACGAG GTATGGAGCTGTCTGAGCTGGTGGCGTTCAACGGTCACCTGTACAGTGTGGACGACCGTACAGGCGTGGTGTATAGGATCGAGGGCAACCAGGCTGTCCCCTGGGTTATATTACCTGACGGTGACGGCTCAGTTTCCAAAG GATTCAAGGCAGAGTGGCTGGCAGTGAAGGATGAGCACCTGTACGTTGGCGGCCTGGGGAAAGAATGGACCACGACCACTGGAGTAGTCGTCAACAACCACCCAGAGTGGGTGAAAGTTGTAGGCTACCACGGTGATGTGCAGCATGAGAACTGGGTGCCGTACTACAATGCTCTGCGGAGCGCAACAGGGATACATCCACCAG GCTACCTTATCCATGAATCGGCAGCGTGGAGCGAGCGTCTCCAACGCTGGTTCTTCCTCCCTCGCCGCGCCAGTCACGAGCACTATGAAGAGACCGCAGACGAGCGGCGCGCCACCAACCTCCTCCTGTCCTGCCCCGCAGATTTCAGCCACATGACTGTGCGGCACGTCGGTCCGCTCAACCCGACGCACGGCTTCTCCTCGTTTAAATTTGTCCCGGACACGGACGATCAGATCGTTCTGGCCCTGAAATCAGAGGAGGACGCGGGCAGGATCGCCACCTACATCATTGCATTCACGCTGGACGGTCGGGTGTTGATGCCCGAGACAAAGATAGGGAATGTGAAGTTTGAAGGGCTGGAGTTCATTTGA